CAAGTACTCCGTACAAATCCAGCTAAAGCCCAGGCCAGTTTACCTGTTAAGGCTGACTGCGTCCATGGATGCctttagtttttatttttattttatttttgagcaAAGGATGCCTTTAGTTGAAAAATAAAGCTCTTTGTATTGCCTGCAAAAAAAAGCAGGTGCGGCCCATATAGCCAAGTACTCGTTCTTTGTTTTTTTGGGTCAAAAAGATCAATTGACTGGTTGCCAAATATCTTTACCTATAATTTTTCAAAATTCTCTTTAAATATATACCCTATGATTGGTCAAGAAATTCCGATCAAAAATCAAAATTGTGGAATGTAACTCACTTATTATAAATTTATATGTACATTGGTTTTCAGGTCCTCTGTTACAATTTTTAGACTGAATGATGATAAATTCACTTGAAAGTTAAAATGTGGGTTACATCAATTATGTTTTATTACTAAGTGTACATACAATATTTGTGGCAACAGTCATATTCCACACATGACACACGCGTTGTGAATTACAATTATATTTTTATCAGTGTCTCTATGTCAAAAAATgttgcccgtggcaacgcacgggcagtctactagtCAACAATAAGAATACACATGCTTATCAGCCCTGTGCGCAGCAAGTCGGGTGCAGGCTGTGGCGCAGACACGTTTGATAGTTGTTGGTGGGCATCTGGATACCGTGCCATGATTGGGCAAGGGTGCACCGGCGGTTCCCAGTCGACATCAAACTCGGCGGCATCTGCCTCTGTTCATAGGAAGGACGTTGGGGCAACGACCTCAGAGTTATGGTGGATGTTGCAGGTCGGCTCACGCCGTTGTGAAGCGACAATGGTTAGTTCTGCACTACGGCATGGTCAGCCTCCCGACGACCACGATAATGATCTTTGGTAGGCATACATCCCACCCATCTGCTAGTGCCACTCTGGCCTAGCATGGAGAACTGGTAGATGTGACCGTCGGAAgatttgttgccaagatggcgttTCAAACACACTTCATATCCGGGGTGAAAGTCCTAGTTCTGGCCTTTGCTGGTCAGACTCATCAGCGGCGAACTTAGGTCATTATCTTGTTGAAGACATTGTCTCCGTGATGACAGTAGCATGTGGGCATTTaacccttcttgaaggtgttgctgtgGAAAAAGTGGACATAGTCCTAGGTGTTATATTCATATCTTATAATGTTTCTGTCATAGTTGCTTCTGTTATATACTCCATTTGTTGATGTTGTCTGGGTGTCTCGCATCATTTAACAAAAATGTCTATGTGTGCATCAATTGATGGAGAGGCCGGAGGCTCCAACCTCTTTTTTTTTTAAAGGATAAACGCGCTTGATTCACTTGGTCTCTCTCAACCTCTACTCTAAATGTGATAGCCCATGGTAATTAGCTTCTCCTAGAGATCACTCCCACCACAGGTTATAATTGGGCAGTGCAACAATGCTTTGTGCAATTTAAACGAGCAATTAACCTGGCGGATGGGAAAAAATGGCGGGAGCTCAACCAGGCACGACGTCGACCTTCCATGCATTTTCGCTCCATTTCCCAGACGGCTAGCCGTACGCACGTCCACGCCGCGCAATGGCCGGCTTGTCGCCGCCAAGGCGGACGATGTCCTTGGGAAGCGGCTCCCGGCGGGCGGCGGCCGCCGGCATGGCCGGCCCCAAGCCCGGGCTCGCCCGGTCCGTGTACGTACCGGCCTCCATCTCCGTTACAATCAATttctttgcatgcatgcatgcttgatCAAATGTAAGTTGTTGTTGTGATCACCTGACCGATCGCCGTAGCATGCATCGCGTGGCCGGTGGCGCAGGACCCTGGGCAGCGAGCGCACGGTGAAGCGGCTGCGGCTGTCCAAGGCGCTGACGATGCCGGAGAGCACGACCGTGCTGGAGGCTTGCCGGCGCATGGCGGCGCGTAGGGTGGACGCCGCGCTCCTCACCGACTCCAACGCCTTGCTCTGCGGCATCCTGACCGACAAGGTGCATGCCGTAGCTAATTCCCTTCTCTCGACAAGGAAGGTGGAAATGGAATTGCCAATGCGCGGTCTGAGCTGTGATTTAATCTACAGGACATTGCTACGAGGGTGATCGCCCGCGAGGTCAGGATGGACGAGACGCCGGTGTGGAAGGTGATGACGAGGCATCCGGTCTTCGTCCTCTCCGACACGCTTGCCGTGGAGGCGCTGCAGAAGATGGTCCAAGGTCGAGCTGCACCTGGTCTTTTCCCTTCTCTATGAGAAGAGTTGATTAATTAATTGCTCCGGTGTAATTTCAGGCAAGTTCAGGCACCTGCCGGTGGTGGAGAACGGGGAGGTGATGGCCATGCTCGACATCGCCAAGTGCCTCTACGACGCCATCGCCAGGATGGAGCGGGTGTCCGAGAAGGGGAAGGCGGTGATCGACGGCACCGACAAGTATCACTCTGGGAGTACGTAGCACCAGCAGCAACCCTAGCTAGTAATCAATCCTATGTCAAGCTAGTGTGCTGATTGATTGCAGTCAATTCATCTACACATAACATCCCTATGAAACGAATAAGGTTAAAGAACTTATCTCCTGTTGGGTTGGATCTGCAGGTAACCCGAGCTCGTTGCTAGAGGCTTTCAAGGAGCAAATGTTGAGGCCATCCTTGTCGACAATAATCACTGCTGACTCAACGTTTGGTTCATGAGCCCCTCTGCATGCGCTTCATTCAGTTATCTGCGCATGTAGTGCGTTAGTTCATCAGAACTGATGCCATGTGGATCTATAATGTAGGGTTGTGATCGCAGCGCCGGGCGATTCGGTGCTCGCGGCGACCAAGATGATGGTGGAGGCGCATGCGAACTCTGCCGTCGTGGCCGTCGGGAATAAACCTCGGGGCATCCTCACGTACGTGCCTTTCAGTGGCATTTCCTTGTGTCAGGTCAGATGAGCGTTTTGCTGATTATCCTCCTTTGGTGTTGGCAATGGTCTACGGGCGTGCAGCTCCAGGGACATCTTGATGAGAATGATCGCCAGGAACCTCCCTGCAGACTCAACCCCGGTCGAGAAGGTAGATGCCATTCCAACTCCAACCGCCACGGTATATCTCTTGGCTGCCATGTGAATGTGATGGAAGCTAAAATGTATATGATTCGCCTGCAGGTCATGACTCTTGACCCCGAATGCGCGACGGTGGACACGCCGATACTGGATGCTCTCCGGACAATGCAGGAGCGCAAGTTCTTGCATCTTCCCGTGATGGACAGAGGTATATCCTGTGTGCTATGCAGAGTAGAAGATAAATGGCAACTTGTCACTCAGATATTACatatattttgtgtgtgttttttGGGGCAGACGGTTCCATCGTGTGTATTGTGGACGTGCTCGACATCACGCATGCCGCCATCTCCATCGTAAGTCCTCCTTTTTCTCAGAAGACAGAAAAGGTTTGAGTTGATCGAGATGTCTCCTACTGATTGCACTCAAAAATTATATAGGTTGAGAGCAGCGGCACCGGGGACGAGGCGACTATCTCGATGATCCAGAGGTTCTGGGACTCCGCCATGGCCTTGGGCTCGATGGACGACGAGACCGAAACCCAGTCTCTGATGAGCGACGCGACCAGGTCccagattttttttgaaaaggaggcgGCCAGGTCCCAGATGATGTCCGAGGTCATCCACGAGGCGGCCGAGCCGCCGTACCCCGCGCTCTTCTCCTTCAAGCTCCAGGACAGGCGAGGCCGGATGCACCGCTTCAGCTGCGGTACGTACGCACTGCCACCGACCGTGCCGTGTTCACCTTCGCCCCCATTAACCTGCTACTTATCGTCTGCATGCATGCGCTGCAGAGGTGCAGAGCTTGACGCCGCTGGTCACCTGCATACTCCAGAGGCTCGGCACCGACATCGACCGCCACCGTCTGCCTCAGATCTTGGTGAGTGGTTCATCACGTACGGGATACATGCGATGATGAAACTGggcaaatgcatgcatgcatgacccaGCTGGTACGTACGTATGCTTGCAGTACGAAGACGAGGACCGGGACATGGTGGTGCTGGCGTCGGACGACGACCTCACGGCGGCGGTCGACCACGCCAGGCTCTCCGGATGGAAGGCATGCATGCATGGATCCACCGGCATCACGAAACTTGTTCCGTTCAGCCGGTTTGGTTTGAACTATTTTTGTTTCTTTTGCATTTGCAGGGTTTGAAGCTCTTCTTGGATTACTCTGGCGGCACGCCGGGTCGGAGAAGCCTGGCATCTAACAACGGAACGACGACGATGGACCTGGCCAACCGGGAAGCGTGGTCGGCAGCCTACGGCGGGGTCGCGGCCGGGGCTGCCCTGGTCACCGGCCTCGGGGTAATGGTCTATCTGCGAAGAGCCGGCTAGTTGTACTTACCATGTAGTAATCCCATTCCCATGTGAAAAGAAAACATCTCTTGGAAATCTTTAATCTGCACGGTGAGGTTTGGATCTTCATTTTAGGTAGATAAACAGAGGGTAACACGGGCATGACACACGCTCACGCAACGTCTACTCACGGAGACCAGTGTCAATGTGTCGTACATCTTCAGAAATGAAGAAGGCACAGCTGCGTGGCAAACGACGAGAAC
This window of the Triticum aestivum cultivar Chinese Spring chromosome 5D, IWGSC CS RefSeq v2.1, whole genome shotgun sequence genome carries:
- the LOC123124799 gene encoding CBS domain-containing protein CBSCBSPB5, producing MAGLSPPRRTMSLGSGSRRAAAAGMAGPKPGLARSVTLGSERTVKRLRLSKALTMPESTTVLEACRRMAARRVDAALLTDSNALLCGILTDKDIATRVIAREVRMDETPVWKVMTRHPVFVLSDTLAVEALQKMVQGKFRHLPVVENGEVMAMLDIAKCLYDAIARMERVSEKGKAVIDGTDKYHSGSNPSSLLEAFKEQMLRPSLSTIITADSTVVIAAPGDSVLAATKMMVEAHANSAVVAVGNKPRGILTSRDILMRMIARNLPADSTPVEKVMTLDPECATVDTPILDALRTMQERKFLHLPVMDRDGSIVCIVDVLDITHAAISIVESSGTGDEATISMIQRFWDSAMALGSMDDETETQSLMSDATRSQIFFEKEAARSQMMSEVIHEAAEPPYPALFSFKLQDRRGRMHRFSCEVQSLTPLVTCILQRLGTDIDRHRLPQILYEDEDRDMVVLASDDDLTAAVDHARLSGWKGLKLFLDYSGGTPGRRSLASNNGTTTMDLANREAWSAAYGGVAAGAALVTGLGVMVYLRRAG